The proteins below are encoded in one region of Gammaproteobacteria bacterium:
- the def gene encoding peptide deformylase — MSVFEILTYPDPRLKQISVPVVHFDDELRQFIIDIEQIMRSSPGGVGIAAPQVGRLQRIVIVDVSRKSKIEHHGRLVLINPEITAYEGYTKGREGCMSVPDYTGNVMRAERISVEYCDEHSTQHTLQTSGYEARAIQHEIDHLDGLLFLDRLVSRRNDLFRRKNYH; from the coding sequence GTGTCTGTGTTTGAAATCCTCACCTATCCCGACCCGCGTCTGAAACAAATCTCAGTGCCGGTCGTACACTTCGATGATGAATTACGCCAGTTCATTATCGACATCGAACAAATCATGCGCAGCAGCCCCGGCGGCGTCGGCATCGCCGCACCGCAAGTCGGCCGCCTGCAACGCATCGTCATTGTCGATGTCTCCCGCAAATCCAAAATCGAACATCACGGCAGACTGGTGCTGATCAATCCTGAAATTACCGCTTACGAAGGCTACACCAAAGGCCGCGAAGGCTGCATGTCTGTGCCCGATTACACCGGAAACGTCATGCGCGCCGAACGCATCAGCGTTGAATATTGTGACGAACACAGTACCCAACACACCCTCCAAACCAGCGGCTACGAAGCCCGCGCCATTCAGCATGAAATCGATCATCTGGATGGCTTGTTGTTCCTTGATCGGCTTGTGAGCCGACGGAATGATTTGTTTCGGCGTAAAAACTATCATTAA
- a CDS encoding ACT domain-containing protein: protein MAKWYMLTLVGKDRPGIVAHVTAALFDGGCDLGETSMLRLGDCFTIMMMVKHNGGAKALQQQLAPVAESLGLHFHIDKIDGHLHRHLQPDVHIAVYGADRPGIVAKVTNALDEAGLNIVNLDSDVGGTEDKPIYIMHIDGVACEGIAALESALAIVTQEGIQAKLTPIDVMIG, encoded by the coding sequence ATGGCCAAATGGTACATGCTCACACTCGTCGGCAAAGACCGACCCGGCATCGTCGCCCACGTTACCGCCGCATTATTCGATGGCGGTTGCGATCTCGGCGAAACCTCAATGCTGCGCCTCGGCGACTGCTTCACCATCATGATGATGGTGAAGCACAACGGCGGCGCCAAAGCCTTGCAGCAACAGTTAGCCCCCGTTGCAGAATCGCTGGGCCTGCATTTTCACATCGACAAAATCGACGGCCACCTGCATCGTCATCTGCAGCCGGATGTGCATATTGCCGTTTATGGCGCCGACCGCCCAGGCATCGTCGCCAAAGTCACCAACGCTCTCGACGAAGCAGGATTGAATATCGTCAATCTTGATTCCGATGTCGGCGGCACCGAAGACAAACCGATCTACATCATGCACATCGACGGCGTCGCGTGCGAAGGCATTGCCGCACTCGAATCCGCACTCGCCATCGTTACCCAGGAAGGAATTCAGGCCAAACTCACGCCCATTGATGTCATGATTGGGTGA
- a CDS encoding ZIP family metal transporter: MSLLTLIIIFSLVGGVLSVLLASVVLLLNDRQRDHIIPHMISFAIGAMLGAAFLALLPHALENPAVDAHDITFTVLIGILGFFLLEKLVLWRHCHTSTCEAHGTEPVVTHEHHEHSAAIFVLIGDSLHNLVDGVLIGAAFLTDAHLGIVTALAVAAHEIPQELGDFIVLLKGGFSRKRALIWNVLTSLTTVIGALATYFALQSFAHILPYVLAIAAACFIYVAVADLIPGLHKRLHFSATMQQMALISAGVAVIYFAHSTLHNG, encoded by the coding sequence ATGTCCCTGCTCACATTAATCATTATTTTCAGCCTGGTCGGCGGCGTGCTGAGCGTGCTCCTCGCCTCGGTCGTGTTATTGCTCAATGACCGACAACGCGATCACATCATTCCGCATATGATCAGTTTCGCCATCGGCGCGATGCTGGGCGCGGCCTTTCTCGCCTTGTTGCCACATGCTTTGGAAAATCCGGCCGTGGATGCGCATGACATTACCTTTACGGTATTGATCGGTATCCTCGGATTTTTCCTCCTGGAAAAACTCGTCTTGTGGCGTCACTGTCACACCTCCACCTGCGAGGCCCACGGCACCGAACCCGTCGTAACACATGAACACCATGAACATTCCGCCGCCATCTTCGTATTGATCGGTGACAGTCTGCACAATCTGGTCGATGGCGTGCTGATCGGCGCCGCATTTCTTACCGATGCACATTTGGGGATCGTCACCGCGCTTGCCGTTGCCGCGCATGAAATACCGCAAGAGCTCGGCGATTTTATTGTGTTACTGAAGGGTGGCTTCAGTCGCAAACGCGCATTGATCTGGAACGTACTCACCAGCCTAACTACTGTCATTGGTGCATTAGCCACTTATTTTGCGTTGCAGAGTTTTGCACACATTCTGCCGTATGTGCTGGCCATTGCCGCCGCCTGTTTTATTTACGTTGCCGTTGCCGACCTGATTCCCGGTCTACACAAACGCCTGCATTTCAGCGCTACCATGCAGCAAATGGCGCTCATCTCCGCTGGAGTCGCGGTGATATACTTCGCTCATTCCACGTTACACAACGGATAA
- the pgeF gene encoding peptidoglycan editing factor PgeF, whose translation MVNGWIVPDWPAPARVRAGTTTRQGGVSVAPWNSLNLGDHVSDEPQAVAENRRRLRQARGLPAEPLWLEQVHGIDVIDVATAHGKPMADASVADRPGLVCAVLTADCLPVLLCDVQGTHVGAAHAGWRGLVNGVIEQTVLRMGSPANDLLAWLGPAIGPDAFEVGDEVRQAFIAHDPAAAAAFVPSPAGRWLADIYQLARLRLQRLGVNQIYGGHWCTFTDAERFYSYRREGVTGRMASLIWLAAG comes from the coding sequence GTGGTTAACGGCTGGATCGTTCCCGATTGGCCCGCTCCAGCGCGGGTGCGGGCCGGCACCACCACCCGCCAGGGCGGTGTGAGCGTGGCGCCGTGGAATAGCCTCAATCTTGGCGATCACGTCAGCGATGAGCCACAAGCCGTGGCCGAAAACCGCCGCCGCTTGCGTCAAGCGCGGGGCTTGCCTGCCGAGCCGCTGTGGCTGGAACAGGTACATGGCATCGATGTAATCGATGTGGCTACCGCGCACGGTAAACCGATGGCCGATGCCAGTGTTGCCGATCGCCCGGGTCTGGTCTGTGCCGTGCTGACGGCGGACTGTCTGCCAGTGTTGTTATGCGATGTGCAAGGTACCCATGTCGGCGCCGCCCATGCCGGTTGGCGCGGGCTGGTGAATGGGGTGATCGAACAAACTGTACTCCGCATGGGCAGCCCCGCGAATGATCTGCTGGCCTGGCTTGGCCCTGCTATCGGCCCGGACGCATTTGAGGTCGGCGACGAGGTACGACAGGCCTTTATCGCCCATGATCCCGCTGCCGCCGCGGCCTTCGTACCGTCACCTGCCGGGCGCTGGCTGGCCGATATTTACCAGCTGGCCCGTCTGCGTTTGCAGCGATTGGGGGTAAACCAAATTTATGGTGGGCATTGGTGTACCTTTACTGATGCCGAGCGCTTCTATTCTTATCGTCGTGAGGGTGTCACGGGTCGCATGGCGAGCCTGATCTGGCTCGCCGCTGGCTGA
- the rluD gene encoding 23S rRNA pseudouridine(1911/1915/1917) synthase RluD — protein sequence MLAHDYLTVEVPETLTGQRLDQALAQLFPDYSRARLQHWIKEGQVLVDGEVWRPKDKVIGGEQVELTAVTEIEVDWQPQDIPLTVVYEDEDILVVNKPAGMVVHPAAGNPDGTLVNALLHYAPEVAAVPRAGIIHRLDKDTSGLLVVARHIKSQKRLVEMMQLREIKRQYQAVVCGVMTGGGTVEAPIGRHPVDRKRMAVVETGKEAITHYRVTERFRAHTFIQVNLETGRTHQIRVHMAYIHYPLVGDPVYGGRLKLPPDSGERIQTALRQFNRQALHAACLGLEQPMTGEWLEWETPAPADMTELLDVLREDLREHGG from the coding sequence ATGTTAGCGCACGATTATTTAACGGTTGAAGTCCCGGAAACCTTAACCGGCCAGCGTTTGGACCAGGCCCTGGCCCAGCTATTTCCGGACTATTCCAGGGCCCGGCTCCAACACTGGATCAAGGAGGGGCAGGTGCTGGTCGATGGCGAGGTCTGGCGACCCAAGGATAAAGTGATCGGTGGCGAGCAGGTCGAGCTCACCGCTGTTACCGAGATTGAGGTGGATTGGCAGCCGCAGGACATCCCGTTAACGGTGGTGTATGAGGATGAGGACATCCTGGTGGTCAACAAGCCGGCGGGGATGGTGGTACACCCGGCGGCCGGTAATCCGGACGGCACCCTGGTCAATGCCCTGTTGCATTATGCCCCCGAGGTGGCCGCGGTGCCACGGGCGGGGATTATCCATCGTTTGGACAAGGACACTAGCGGCCTGCTGGTTGTCGCGCGCCACATCAAGTCGCAGAAGCGATTGGTGGAGATGATGCAGCTGCGCGAGATCAAACGCCAGTATCAAGCCGTGGTCTGCGGCGTGATGACCGGCGGCGGCACCGTTGAGGCGCCGATTGGTCGCCACCCCGTCGACCGCAAACGGATGGCGGTGGTGGAGACGGGCAAAGAGGCGATCACCCACTACCGCGTGACCGAGCGCTTTCGCGCCCATACCTTTATCCAAGTGAACTTAGAAACTGGCCGCACCCACCAGATCCGCGTCCACATGGCGTATATCCATTACCCGTTGGTCGGTGATCCGGTTTATGGCGGGCGCCTGAAACTGCCGCCCGATAGCGGCGAGCGGATACAAACTGCATTGCGCCAGTTCAACCGCCAGGCGCTGCATGCGGCGTGCCTCGGTTTGGAGCAACCGATGACCGGCGAGTGGCTGGAATGGGAAACCCCCGCGCCAGCAGACATGACCGAATTGCTGGACGTCCTGAGAGAGGATCTCCGTGAGCACGGTGGTTAA
- the bamD gene encoding outer membrane protein assembly factor BamD → MAKRTLCNHIKKLALCGLLLLDAPFQTWAATAEDYYQNGKSSMTSGDLQGALTYFDQLRKLYPHDPYANQALIEMGYAYYKLADSDAAINMLDSFIAEQPDHPHLPYAYYLAGLTRYDEATQMFATANTDQGNARIAAITDQALGYFGLLIDRYPGSQYVADARQKSTHLLELLMLRRNNTQVAETTPKNEAISSDGIKDANWLLGQPPSYFTLQLTADPKPEELQQLIKTNELKDKAIIYELRNENGSVYVLLYGVYLNKRAAMEAGSLLPDPILRRQPWVREVSSAQIDIRQSRLAMVQNSSKPKATDISEPVPTPKPTETVQPVDKSQPAAVEITAAAAAVIPSITPVIQTAPVPAPAPAAPAATANKPETSAPAKTNTTSGPRREEWLLSQNPRYYTLQVTAVSQEKSAQQFIRQHQLGDEAAYFRNIRDNKEFFSVTYGSYPTKQAAAEAAKTVAESAGAQPWVRKFSDVHSAIRSTK, encoded by the coding sequence ATGGCAAAACGGACTCTCTGCAACCACATTAAAAAGTTAGCGCTATGTGGATTACTGCTGCTGGACGCCCCATTTCAGACTTGGGCGGCGACCGCCGAGGATTATTATCAAAACGGCAAGAGTTCGATGACCAGCGGCGACCTTCAGGGCGCGCTCACTTATTTCGACCAGTTACGTAAACTCTATCCGCACGACCCCTACGCCAATCAAGCGCTCATCGAAATGGGCTACGCCTATTACAAACTGGCAGACAGCGATGCGGCAATTAATATGCTGGATAGTTTCATTGCCGAACAACCCGATCACCCGCATCTGCCTTACGCTTATTATCTCGCCGGACTCACCCGTTACGATGAAGCCACACAAATGTTTGCTACTGCAAACACCGATCAAGGCAACGCCCGTATCGCCGCCATCACTGACCAGGCGCTTGGTTATTTTGGTTTATTGATTGATCGTTATCCCGGCAGTCAGTACGTGGCCGATGCGCGCCAAAAAAGTACGCATCTGTTGGAACTGTTGATGCTACGTCGCAACAATACTCAGGTGGCTGAGACTACTCCCAAGAACGAAGCCATTTCCAGCGATGGAATCAAAGATGCAAACTGGCTGCTCGGACAACCGCCCTCCTATTTCACCTTGCAGTTGACGGCCGACCCCAAGCCTGAAGAGCTGCAGCAACTCATTAAAACAAATGAGCTTAAAGACAAGGCGATTATCTACGAGTTGCGGAACGAGAATGGCTCTGTCTATGTTTTGCTCTATGGCGTATACCTGAATAAACGCGCAGCGATGGAAGCCGGCTCATTGTTGCCTGATCCCATCTTGCGGCGCCAACCCTGGGTACGCGAAGTCAGTTCAGCACAAATCGACATTCGGCAAAGTCGTCTGGCCATGGTTCAGAACTCTTCCAAACCAAAAGCCACCGACATTTCCGAACCTGTTCCAACCCCCAAACCAACAGAAACTGTTCAGCCTGTCGACAAATCGCAACCTGCTGCCGTTGAAATCACCGCCGCAGCTGCTGCTGTAATACCGAGCATTACACCCGTAATTCAAACAGCGCCGGTACCTGCTCCTGCACCCGCAGCGCCGGCAGCAACCGCAAACAAACCCGAAACAAGCGCACCGGCAAAAACCAATACCACGTCGGGGCCGCGACGTGAAGAATGGTTGCTAAGCCAGAACCCACGATACTACACCCTTCAGGTAACCGCTGTGTCGCAGGAAAAATCTGCCCAGCAATTTATTCGTCAACACCAACTTGGAGACGAGGCCGCCTACTTCCGCAACATACGCGACAACAAAGAGTTTTTCTCCGTCACCTACGGCAGCTATCCTACCAAGCAAGCCGCCGCGGAGGCGGCCAAAACCGTCGCCGAATCCGCCGGCGCTCAACCTTGGGTGCGCAAATTCAGCGACGTGCATAGCGCCATCCGCAGCACAAAGTAA
- the bamD gene encoding outer membrane protein assembly factor BamD — MAIQRLVIAIFTAALIFSGCSSMNPRDQRQSWSADRYREEAHAAMQLNNYGTAADYLQELTVRYPLDSHTRESYLQIAYAHYKNLRYDATIAAADKYLTLYPDDKDDAYAYYLRGLADFERGINALNDPVKLDDPNIANQARAAYDSFLALIQHYPDSNYARDAHARLNLLRDRLANHELQLAQQALEKGNKDSARTRARYVAEHYADTQVATEAMKLLVQLNHAPATPTATPATPEPVTATKPAIAVAEPIDEEASPARESMTAELPTGAEPVVAQPQPAPFASTGEPSPSAEDPKQTELYLKGLRDEAWLLRQRGDFYTLQIAGTSQARWVRNFVNQHDIGQDVAYYRKHQAKGEWYSVLYGLYANLADARAARRDILNQLGTQDAWIRPLRDVQKDIKSR, encoded by the coding sequence ATGGCGATTCAGCGGCTAGTCATTGCGATATTCACTGCGGCCCTCATCTTCAGCGGCTGTAGTTCGATGAACCCCCGCGATCAGCGTCAATCCTGGTCCGCCGATCGGTATCGGGAAGAAGCCCACGCCGCAATGCAACTTAACAATTACGGTACCGCCGCAGATTATCTGCAGGAACTCACCGTACGTTATCCGCTGGACTCGCATACCCGCGAATCCTATTTACAAATTGCCTACGCCCATTACAAAAATCTTCGCTACGACGCCACGATTGCCGCCGCCGATAAATATTTAACGCTTTATCCCGATGACAAAGATGACGCCTATGCCTATTATTTGCGCGGCCTCGCCGATTTTGAACGTGGCATTAATGCGCTTAATGATCCGGTCAAATTGGATGACCCAAACATCGCCAATCAAGCCCGCGCCGCTTATGATAGTTTTCTTGCCTTGATCCAACATTATCCAGACAGCAATTACGCGCGCGATGCCCACGCGCGGCTGAATTTATTGCGCGACCGTCTGGCCAATCATGAATTGCAGTTGGCGCAACAAGCCCTGGAAAAAGGCAACAAGGATTCTGCCCGCACCCGCGCCCGCTACGTCGCCGAGCATTACGCGGATACCCAGGTCGCTACCGAAGCCATGAAACTGCTGGTTCAGCTCAACCATGCACCGGCCACCCCAACGGCGACGCCAGCAACACCCGAACCGGTAACGGCAACAAAACCAGCGATCGCCGTTGCGGAGCCGATTGATGAAGAGGCAAGCCCGGCCCGTGAATCGATGACCGCCGAATTACCCACGGGCGCTGAACCCGTCGTTGCCCAGCCGCAGCCTGCACCCTTCGCGTCCACAGGCGAACCTTCCCCCAGCGCTGAAGATCCCAAACAGACAGAACTCTATCTTAAAGGCCTGCGTGACGAAGCGTGGTTACTCCGGCAACGTGGTGACTTCTACACCCTGCAAATCGCTGGCACCTCACAAGCACGCTGGGTACGCAACTTTGTCAATCAGCATGACATCGGCCAGGACGTCGCCTACTACCGCAAACACCAGGCCAAGGGCGAATGGTACTCGGTACTCTATGGTCTTTATGCCAACCTCGCCGATGCCCGTGCCGCCCGCCGCGATATCCTCAACCAACTCGGCACCCAGGATGCGTGGATACGGCCGTTACGCGATGTACAAAAAGACATTAAATCCAGATAA